A single Phoenix dactylifera cultivar Barhee BC4 chromosome 1, palm_55x_up_171113_PBpolish2nd_filt_p, whole genome shotgun sequence DNA region contains:
- the LOC103713552 gene encoding uncharacterized protein LOC103713552: MEGVGARLGRSSTRYGPATVFSGPVRKWKKMWVPLSNPNSNASSNAAANGGTATTNNHSHLLLYKWTPISSRGNGGAAAPAAPGKDASAAAPAGQPEEPPRRKFRYVPISVIEEQKQEAAVNSEEENKPSDADPSAQPVQADLSDGKPDMNDVSMEEAQATKKDEALAEDSKGTDLNLSLGLNAPDGDGESDPKLAVQGDSTGQLERVNSGEDVEMKSGTNSETDNKLKRKAVTPDLEMRV, encoded by the exons ATGGAAGGAGTGGGGGCCCGGCTGGGCCGGTCGTCGACCCGGTACGGGCCGGCGACGGTCTTCAGTGGACCAGTCCGGAAGTGGAAGAAGATGTGGGTCCCCCTCTCCAACCCTAATTCCAACGCCTCCTCCAACGCCGCCGCCAACGGCGGCACCGCCACCACCAACAACCACTCCCACCTCCTCCTCTACAAGTGGACCCCCATCTCCTCCCGGGGCAATGGGGGCGCTGCCGCCCCCGCGGCCCCCGGAAAGGACGCCTCCGCCGCTGCCCCCGCCGGCCAACCCGAGGAGCCGCCCCGGAGGAAGTTCCGATACGTCCCG ATTTCTGTAATTGAAGAGCAAAAGCAAGAGGCTGCTGTGAACTCTGAGGAGGAGAACAAACCAAGTGATGCTGATCCATCCGCACAGCCTGTCCAGGCTGATCTGTCTGATGGGAAACCTGATATGAATGATGTCTCAATGGAAGAAGCTCAG GCTACAAAGAAGGATGAAGCACTTGCAGAAGACAGCAAGGGAACAGATTTAAATTTGAGCTTGGGTTTAAATGCTCCAGATGGTGATGGTGAAAGTGATCCAAAGCTGGCAGTGCAGGGTGATAGCACTGGTCAACTGGAGAGAGTAAACTCAGGCGAGGATGTAGAAATGAAATCTGGAACAAATTCAGAAACCGATAATAAATTAAAGAGGAAGGCCGTAACCCCTGACCTTGAAATGAGAGTGTGA
- the LOC103713575 gene encoding protein-tyrosine-phosphatase IBR5-like yields MRKRERENPCGVCGHYHKYEEGEVCGVCGHRIPAAEERSVQQGSAFPSEILKDFLYLGSYDNASRGELLKTLGISRILNTVPACQNLYKNSFTYHCLYNDKLLQFDDAIQFLEQCERDKARVLVHCMSGKNRSPAIVIAYLMKSKGWRFAPSYQWVKHRRPLVELSQAVHQQLLEYEQKIFGSNEPVPVQPLFLSDSTPCFGSGYPRTIGNSPVPVFDQPAMPSIFERISPNTTPSNFVFGAGGNTEQKIVESSALNVIPPTGSETPMDSS; encoded by the exons atgaggaagagggagagggagaatccGTGCGGTGTATGCGGCCACTACCACAAGTATGAGGAGGGGGAGGTCTGCGGGGTGTGCGGCCACCGGATCCCGGCGGCGGAGGAGCGCTCGGTGCAACAGGGCAGCGCCTTCCCCTCAGAGATCCTTAAAGATTTCCTCTATCTAGGGAGCTACGACAACGCGTCCAGGGGGGAGCTCCTCAAGACGCTCGGTATCTCCCGCATCCTTAAT ACTGTGCCTGCATGCCAAAATCTATATAAGAATTCTTTCACATATCATTGCCTCTACAATGACAAGCTTTTACAATTTGATGATGCAATTCAATTTTTAG AGCAATGTGAAAGGGACAAGGCGCGGGTTCTTGTTCACTGCATGTCAGGAAAAAATAG GTCACCAGCTATTGTAATAGCCTACTTGATGAAAAGCAAAGGATGGCGATTTGCGCCAAGTTATCAGTGGGTTAAACATCGTAGACCTCTGGTGGAGTTGTCCCAAG CTGTCCATCAACAATTGCTGGAGTACGAGCAGAAAATATTTGGATCCAATGAGCCTGTGCCAGTCCAGCCTCTCTTCCTATCAGATTCAACTCCTTGTTTCGGGTCTGGGTATCCCAGGACAATCGGTAATTCTCCAGTTCCGGTGTTCGATCAGCCGGCCATGCCATCCATCTTTGAACGCATAAGTCCAAACACCACCCCTAGTAATTTTGTCTTTGGAGCTGGGGGGAATACAGAGCAGAAAATCGTGGAAAGCAGTGCTTTAAATGTCATCCCTCCAACTGGGAGTGAAACCCCCATGGACAGCTCGTAG